The Rhizobium etli 8C-3 genome has a segment encoding these proteins:
- a CDS encoding response regulator transcription factor yields the protein MRIDQPLRRSAPLSQHHKNDTCEPIVVIVDDDAAVREALSELILSAGFQPVSFASTREVLDADILDSPGCLILDVRMPGANGLHLQHHLAESGNAKPIIFLTGHGDIPMTVQAMKAGAVDFLTKPVRDQTLLDAVIAGIALDASRRANALVVRRNIERLETLTHREREILREVARGRLNKQIAFDLGIREVTVKLHRANVMRKMEVGSIGELIRAWETLPIAMREAAGGWF from the coding sequence ATGAGAATTGACCAGCCGCTCCGGAGATCGGCACCGCTGTCGCAGCATCACAAGAATGACACATGTGAACCCATCGTCGTCATTGTCGATGACGATGCGGCCGTGCGCGAGGCCTTGTCGGAGCTGATCCTCTCGGCGGGCTTTCAGCCTGTAAGCTTCGCCTCGACCCGTGAAGTGCTCGACGCCGACATACTGGACAGCCCCGGCTGCCTGATCCTTGACGTACGCATGCCTGGGGCGAACGGCCTTCACCTGCAGCACCATCTGGCGGAGAGCGGCAATGCGAAGCCGATCATCTTCCTGACTGGACATGGCGATATTCCGATGACCGTGCAGGCGATGAAGGCAGGCGCCGTTGATTTTCTCACCAAGCCGGTGCGCGACCAGACGCTGCTCGATGCGGTGATCGCCGGCATTGCGCTCGACGCGTCGCGACGGGCCAACGCCCTGGTTGTCAGGCGCAACATCGAACGCCTGGAGACGCTGACGCACCGCGAGCGCGAGATCCTGCGTGAAGTGGCGCGGGGGCGGCTCAACAAGCAGATCGCCTTCGACCTCGGGATACGCGAGGTCACGGTCAAGTTGCACCGCGCCAATGTCATGCGCAAGATGGAGGTCGGGTCGATCGGCGAGTTGATCAGGGCTTGGGAGACGCTGCCCATAGCGATGCGCGAGGCCGCTGGCGGCTGGTTTTGA
- a CDS encoding response regulator transcription factor: MTPDDHVVFIVDDDERIREALGELLETHGMRAIAFGSAGDYVDAEKPDLPACLILDVELPDINGLELQGQIAEGDHPPIVFITGHGDIPSSVRAIKHGAVDFLTKPFSDADLMAAVHMAISEDRRKRSERAELDMLRQRYLELTPRERDVLPLVVSGLLNKQAASQLGISEVTLQIHRRNVMQKMAAASLADLVRMAERLGIPITHSRRAGGN, translated from the coding sequence ATGACCCCGGATGACCATGTTGTTTTCATCGTCGACGATGACGAACGCATCCGGGAGGCGCTCGGCGAGCTCCTGGAGACCCACGGCATGCGCGCCATCGCATTCGGTTCGGCCGGTGATTATGTGGACGCCGAGAAACCGGATCTACCTGCCTGCCTGATACTCGACGTTGAATTGCCCGATATCAACGGCCTCGAACTGCAGGGGCAGATCGCCGAGGGCGATCATCCGCCGATCGTCTTCATTACCGGCCATGGCGACATCCCCTCTTCGGTGCGGGCGATCAAGCACGGTGCAGTGGATTTTCTCACCAAACCGTTTAGCGACGCAGACCTTATGGCTGCGGTGCATATGGCAATTTCCGAGGATCGGCGAAAGCGATCTGAGCGGGCTGAACTCGACATGCTGAGACAACGCTATCTCGAACTGACGCCACGCGAACGCGACGTGCTGCCGCTCGTGGTCAGCGGCCTGCTCAACAAGCAGGCGGCATCCCAACTTGGAATAAGCGAAGTGACACTGCAAATCCATCGGAGGAATGTAATGCAGAAAATGGCGGCAGCATCGCTTGCCGATCTGGTGCGCATGGCAGAGCGATTGGGAATACCGATCACCCATTCGCGCCGTGCAGGAGGAAATTGA
- a CDS encoding response regulator, producing MEKTRPIVAVVDDDARLLESLEELLESAGYAACCFRSAEHLLTRGLSNLDLLITDIGMPGTNGFELRDIVNKARPELPVFLVTGRHEIADQRRAKGVDGFFRKPFDAPALLIAIGEALQKSKNGG from the coding sequence ATGGAGAAGACAAGACCGATCGTCGCCGTAGTCGATGACGATGCAAGGCTGCTCGAATCGCTGGAGGAGCTGCTGGAATCGGCCGGCTATGCAGCTTGCTGTTTCCGGTCGGCTGAGCATCTGCTGACCCGCGGCCTGTCGAACCTGGATTTGTTGATCACTGATATTGGCATGCCGGGCACGAACGGCTTTGAGCTTCGTGACATCGTCAACAAGGCGCGTCCGGAACTACCGGTATTCCTGGTCACCGGCCGTCACGAGATCGCCGACCAGCGCCGCGCCAAGGGCGTCGACGGCTTTTTTCGAAAGCCATTCGATGCGCCTGCCCTACTCATCGCGATAGGGGAAGCTTTGCAGAAATCGAAAAATGGAGGGTGA